Proteins found in one Mangifera indica cultivar Alphonso chromosome 15, CATAS_Mindica_2.1, whole genome shotgun sequence genomic segment:
- the LOC123197132 gene encoding AAA-ATPase ASD, mitochondrial-like has protein sequence MVTMGEFWVTLTSVVAATAMFRTYFPYEIWLYGERFIHKLIRFFNPYIEITFHEYSGKFLKRNEAFTDIRNYLSTRATLCAKRFKADVVQDSKSLILSMEEREEVTDMFKGVKVWWELRHKAPSKTQSISWYGSDDDKRYFKLRFHKRHQELITGTYVQHVLAGGKDVAVRNRIRKLFSNNPSKNWYGWRQSKWSHVPFEHPATFDSLAMERKKKEEIKNDLKKYSDGKEYYTKIGKPWKRGYLLYGPPGTGKSTMISAIANFLNYDVYDLELTTVMDNSELKNLLIETTNKSVIVIEDIDCSLDLTGQREKKKGKDEDKEEQSPIEKKMKEEGENKVSKVTLSGLLNCIDGLWSACGGERIIVFTTNYVDKLDPALIRRGRMDRHIEMSYCCFDAFKVLAKNYLDIDSHELFAEVSSRLAETNMIPADVAEHLMPKSDEDDAETCLKNLIKALKLAKKEAIKKAEEEVRSKAEKEKEGDKCTCSAKKDMRGDETSTKSVKENGFINQEDKGVEN, from the coding sequence ATGGTAACCATGGGGGAGTTCTGGGTTACTCTAACCTCAGTTGTAGCTGCAACAGCTATGTTTAGAACCTACTTCCCTTATGAAATTTGGCTCTATGGTGAAAGATTTATCCACAAATTGATTCGCTTTTTTAATCCTTACATTGAAATTACATTTCATGAATACTCTGGTAAATTTCTCAAGCGTAATGAAGCCTTCACTGACATAAGAAACTATCTCAGTACCAGAGCCACTTTGTGTGCAAAAAGATTTAAGGCTGATGTTGTGCAAGATAGCAAGTCTTTAATTCTCAGCATGGAGGAAAGAGAAGAGGTAACAGATATGTTTAAAGGGGTCAAAGTCTGGTGGGAATTGCGTCATAAGGCCCCTTCCAAAACACAATCAATTTCTTGGTATGGAAGCGACGACGATAAGAGGTATTTCAAGCTCAGATTCCATAAACGTCATCAAGAACTCATCACAGGGACTTATGTTCAGCATGTGCTTGCCGGTGGAAAGGATGTTGCAGTGAGGAACCGCATTCGAAAGCTATTCAGTAATAATCCTAGCAAGAATTGGTATGGCTGGAGACAATCAAAGTGGAGTCATGTACCTTTTGAGCATCCTGCAACATTTGATTCATTGGCAatggagagaaagaagaaggaagagatcAAGAATGACCTCAAGAAGTACAGTGATGGGAAAGAGTACTACACAAAAATCGGGAAGCCTTGGAAGAGAGGGTATCTTCTTTATGGTCCTCCAGGAACTGGCAAATCCACCATGATTTCTGCGATcgctaattttttaaactatgatGTCTATGATCTTGAGCTTACCACAGTCATGGACAACTCAGAGTTGAAAAATCTTTTGATCGAGACAACAAATAAATCTGTCATAGTTATAGAGGACATTGATTGCTCGCTTGATCTTACTGGTCAGCGCGAGAAGAAAAAGGGGAAAGATGAGGATAAAGAAGAGCAAAGTCCcattgaaaagaagatgaaagaggaAGGTGAGAACAAAGTAAGCAAGGTCACTTTATCTGGGCTTCTGAATTGCATTGATGGCCTTTGGTCAGCTTGTGGGGGAGAAAGAATCATTGTGTTCACTACTAATTATGTGGACAAGCTTGATCCAGCACTTATCAGGAGAGGAAGGATGGACAGGCATATTGAAATGTCCTACTGTTGCTTCGATGCATTCAAGGTTCTAGCTAAGAATTATTTAGATATTGACTCACATGAATTGTTTGCAGAAGTTAGCAGTCGGTTGGCAGAAACCAATATGATACCTGCAGATGTAGCAGAGCATTTGATGCCGAAGTCTGATGAAGATGATGCTGAGACTTGTCTGAAGAATCTGATTAAAGCTCTCAAGTTGGCGAAGAAGGAAGCGATAAAAAAGGCTGAGGAAGAGGTGCGCTCAAAGGCCGAGAAAGAGAAGGAGGGGGACAAGTGTACTTGCTCTGCTAAGAAGGATATGAGGGGTGACGAAACATCAACTAAGTCTGTGAAAGAGAATGGTTTCATCAACCAGGAAGATAAAGGCGTGGAGAACTGA